One genomic window of Coraliomargarita sinensis includes the following:
- a CDS encoding metal ABC transporter ATP-binding protein: MKSVSKQQIHDEVLPRCEDYPLAVRDLTVAYHRKPVVWDIDLAIPEGKLVAVVGPNGAGKSTLLKACLDLIPKTSGEVSFYGKPYAKQLKRVGYVPQRESVDWDFPVSVLDVVAMGTYGQLGWFRRLSKRCKALAMQALERVGMEDYADRQISQLSGGQQQRTFLARALVQDADIYFMDEPFAAVDAATERAIVELLKDLQLRGKTCLVVHHDLATVSQYFDWTVLLNMRVVAAGPTREVFHNENLRKTYGGKLSLLSEAAEEFMRNQ, encoded by the coding sequence ATGAAGTCCGTATCCAAGCAGCAAATACACGATGAAGTCCTGCCCCGGTGTGAGGACTATCCCTTGGCTGTGCGTGACTTGACGGTGGCGTATCACCGTAAGCCGGTGGTGTGGGATATCGATCTGGCCATTCCTGAAGGCAAGTTGGTTGCGGTGGTCGGGCCGAACGGTGCGGGCAAAAGCACGCTCCTGAAGGCATGTTTGGACCTGATCCCAAAAACGTCCGGGGAAGTCTCTTTTTACGGGAAGCCCTATGCCAAGCAGCTCAAGCGGGTCGGCTACGTTCCGCAGCGGGAGAGTGTTGACTGGGATTTTCCGGTGAGTGTGCTCGACGTGGTGGCCATGGGCACCTACGGCCAGCTCGGTTGGTTCAGGCGTTTGTCCAAGCGCTGCAAGGCTCTGGCGATGCAGGCGCTCGAACGAGTCGGGATGGAAGATTATGCCGACCGCCAGATCAGCCAGCTCTCCGGTGGCCAGCAGCAGCGCACCTTTCTGGCCCGGGCTCTGGTCCAGGACGCGGACATCTACTTTATGGACGAGCCTTTCGCGGCTGTGGATGCGGCGACCGAGCGAGCCATCGTCGAACTCCTGAAGGATCTGCAGTTGCGGGGGAAGACCTGTCTGGTCGTCCACCACGATCTGGCAACCGTCTCGCAATACTTTGATTGGACGGTCCTCCTGAATATGCGGGTCGTCGCGGCCGGCCCGACCAGGGAGGTTTTTCATAATGAAAATCTGCGCAAGACCTACGGTGGCAAGTTGAGCCTGCTCAGCGAAGCCGCGGAAGAATTTATGCGCAATCAATAA
- a CDS encoding iron chelate uptake ABC transporter family permease subunit — MPELSEILNVLLLRDYNTRLVVICALLLGCACGLMGGFLLLSKRSLMGDTLSHATLPGVGIAFMVSVAFGMTGKSLPILLLGASVSGIIGCLAVLFIRNHSRIKDDAAMGIVLSVFFGAGVAVLSVIQSMPEGSAAGLESFIYGKTASMVAGDFHIIIAVTVSVILLSILFFKEFRLLCFDENFAAAQGWPVRWLDILLLGLVTLVTVAGLQAVGLILIIAFLITPAAAARFWSERLDNMLILSAVIGALSGWLGASISAFFPRMPAGALIVLVAAAFFLFSMLLGRSRGVLVRFIRQERLKRKVGRQHLLRALYEIIEADLNGAEEVSIRPVAFRQVRGRRTWSDANLKRYIRQAYEDGLIREQEGEAITLTDAGFQQAAKVTRNHRLWEIYLIEYADVATSRVDRDADTVEHILGERMVVTLEAKLMQLREAGHPGVPASPHPIRPGD, encoded by the coding sequence GTGCCTGAATTATCTGAAATTTTGAATGTCCTCTTGTTGCGTGACTACAACACGCGGCTGGTGGTGATCTGTGCCTTGTTGCTCGGTTGTGCCTGCGGGCTGATGGGAGGCTTCCTCCTGCTGAGCAAGCGTTCCCTGATGGGCGACACACTTTCCCACGCCACCCTGCCGGGAGTCGGCATTGCATTTATGGTTTCGGTGGCCTTCGGCATGACGGGAAAGTCGCTGCCGATTCTCTTGTTGGGTGCATCCGTCAGCGGTATTATCGGATGCCTCGCGGTACTTTTTATCCGCAACCACTCCCGGATTAAGGACGATGCCGCGATGGGGATCGTACTCAGTGTCTTCTTCGGGGCCGGCGTCGCCGTACTGAGTGTGATCCAGAGCATGCCCGAAGGGAGCGCCGCCGGTTTGGAATCCTTTATTTACGGTAAGACGGCTTCGATGGTAGCGGGGGATTTTCATATTATCATTGCCGTGACGGTCTCCGTCATCCTGCTCTCAATTTTATTTTTCAAAGAGTTTCGCCTGCTTTGTTTCGATGAGAATTTCGCGGCGGCGCAGGGTTGGCCCGTGCGCTGGCTGGATATTTTACTTCTCGGTCTGGTGACTCTTGTCACCGTAGCGGGGCTACAGGCGGTCGGGCTTATTCTGATCATTGCTTTTCTCATCACGCCGGCGGCTGCGGCTCGTTTCTGGTCGGAGCGACTGGATAACATGTTGATCCTGTCCGCCGTGATCGGAGCCCTCAGCGGATGGTTGGGGGCCAGCATCAGTGCCTTTTTTCCGCGGATGCCGGCGGGGGCGCTCATCGTTCTGGTGGCGGCGGCCTTTTTTCTGTTCAGCATGCTGCTGGGGCGCTCACGCGGTGTGCTGGTGCGTTTTATTCGTCAGGAGCGTCTCAAGAGGAAAGTCGGGCGGCAGCATTTGCTGCGTGCGCTCTACGAAATTATCGAGGCGGACCTTAACGGGGCCGAGGAAGTGTCGATTCGTCCGGTGGCTTTTCGCCAGGTGCGTGGCCGGCGTACCTGGAGCGATGCAAACCTGAAGCGTTATATCCGACAGGCTTACGAGGACGGATTAATTCGGGAGCAGGAAGGGGAAGCGATTACCCTGACCGATGCCGGTTTTCAGCAGGCGGCAAAAGTGACCCGGAATCACCGCCTCTGGGAGATTTACTTAATTGAATACGCTGACGTGGCCACCAGTCGGGTGGACCGTGACGCCGATACGGTCGAGCACATCCTGGGAGAACGGATGGTAGTCACTTTGGAGGCCAAACTGATGCAACTGCGCGAGGCCGGCCACCCCGGCGTGCCGGCGAGTCCGCACCCCATACGCCCCGGTGACTAG
- a CDS encoding metal ABC transporter permease, translating into MTWFAIDTWIVVVGVFAAVSCALLGNFLVLRKMSMMGDAISHAVLPGLAMAFLITGARASLTMFIGAAIAGVLTALFSQWISKFGNVDRGASMGIVFTTLFALGLILIVQAADHVDLDPGCVLYGAIELTPLDVVWRPNLFGQALEVPRAALVLGGVTLINLLFIVLFFKELRISSFDPELATTMGINSNLMHYLLMTLVAITTVAAFEAVGSIIVIAMLIAPATAAHLLTDRLVSMIIVSVILAILSAVLGHLSALLMPGWFDFGNTASSKIDSISTSGMMAVMSGLIFTLVFFFAPRHGIVAKHLLGAKEAAD; encoded by the coding sequence ATGACTTGGTTTGCCATAGATACGTGGATTGTGGTTGTGGGGGTGTTTGCCGCGGTTTCCTGCGCTCTTCTTGGGAACTTTCTGGTTCTGCGCAAAATGAGCATGATGGGGGATGCCATCAGTCATGCGGTTTTGCCGGGTCTGGCGATGGCTTTCCTGATCACGGGGGCGCGGGCCAGTCTGACCATGTTTATCGGTGCGGCGATTGCCGGTGTGCTGACGGCGTTGTTTTCCCAGTGGATCAGTAAATTCGGTAATGTGGACCGCGGGGCCTCGATGGGCATTGTCTTTACCACGCTCTTCGCTCTCGGGCTGATTCTGATTGTCCAGGCGGCCGACCATGTGGACCTTGATCCCGGTTGTGTGCTTTACGGCGCGATTGAGCTGACTCCGCTCGACGTGGTATGGCGCCCCAACTTATTTGGTCAGGCGCTAGAGGTGCCGCGGGCTGCGCTGGTGCTGGGTGGGGTCACATTAATCAATCTGCTCTTCATCGTGCTCTTTTTCAAAGAGCTGCGGATCTCTTCGTTCGACCCCGAACTGGCTACGACAATGGGGATCAACTCAAACCTGATGCACTATCTATTGATGACGCTGGTGGCGATAACGACGGTGGCGGCCTTTGAAGCAGTGGGCAGCATTATCGTGATTGCCATGTTGATTGCACCGGCCACGGCGGCTCACCTGCTGACCGACCGTCTGGTTTCGATGATTATTGTCAGTGTGATTCTGGCCATCTTATCCGCGGTGCTCGGGCACCTCAGCGCACTGCTTATGCCCGGGTGGTTTGATTTCGGAAACACCGCCTCCTCGAAAATTGATAGCATTTCCACCTCCGGCATGATGGCTGTGATGTCCGGCTTGATCTTTACCCTGGTGTTCTTTTTTGCCCCGCGCCACGGGATTGTGGCGAAGCATTTGCTGGGCGCAAAAGAAGCTGCGGATTAA
- the rho gene encoding transcription termination factor Rho, whose amino-acid sequence MSEEQALETEKPKDNEIAVSGILDILQNKTGQLLDPARNGKTKPSDPFVPRELIKRFKLKKGNFIEAKALHNDKFPNPKVRFIEKVDGATIEERKGRYSFQQMVSVAPDEQIRLEAKDGRVTTRIMDLFCPIGKGTRGLIVAPPRTGKTTLLHDIAHGVIENHPECHCIVLLVDERPEEVTDFKRSVDAEIYASSNDEELSNHLRLAELAIERAKRLVEAGKDVVFLLDSITRLARAYNAASGKGGRTMTGGLDVRALEKPRQLFSAARNCEEGGSLTIIATALIETGSKMDDLIFQEFKGTGNMEMVLDRKAAELRLWPAINLNASGTRKEELLLSGKSLEGAQFLRRALAGQKIEDAAEAMIDRFSQTKSNEEFLKLLDR is encoded by the coding sequence ATGAGTGAAGAACAAGCTTTAGAAACCGAAAAGCCAAAAGACAACGAGATCGCTGTATCCGGAATTTTGGATATCCTCCAAAACAAAACCGGTCAATTGCTTGACCCTGCCCGCAACGGGAAGACCAAGCCAAGTGATCCTTTCGTACCACGCGAGCTGATCAAACGATTCAAGCTCAAGAAGGGCAACTTCATCGAGGCCAAGGCCCTGCATAACGACAAGTTCCCCAATCCGAAGGTGCGCTTTATCGAGAAAGTTGACGGCGCCACCATCGAAGAGCGCAAGGGCCGCTACAGTTTCCAGCAAATGGTCTCGGTGGCACCGGACGAACAAATCCGTTTGGAAGCGAAAGACGGGCGTGTCACCACCCGGATCATGGATCTCTTTTGCCCGATTGGTAAAGGCACCCGGGGCTTGATCGTCGCCCCCCCCCGTACCGGCAAGACCACTCTTCTGCATGATATCGCACACGGCGTCATCGAGAACCACCCCGAGTGCCATTGCATCGTGCTGCTGGTGGATGAACGTCCAGAGGAGGTCACCGACTTCAAACGCAGCGTCGATGCCGAGATCTACGCTTCGTCGAACGACGAAGAACTTTCCAATCACCTGCGCCTGGCCGAACTCGCCATCGAGCGGGCCAAACGCCTCGTCGAGGCGGGAAAGGACGTCGTCTTCCTTCTCGATTCGATCACCCGCCTGGCGCGGGCCTATAACGCGGCCTCCGGGAAAGGCGGACGCACCATGACCGGCGGCCTCGACGTGCGCGCCCTGGAAAAACCCAGACAGCTCTTCTCGGCAGCCCGAAATTGCGAAGAAGGCGGCAGTCTGACCATTATTGCCACGGCCCTGATCGAGACCGGCAGTAAGATGGATGACCTCATCTTTCAGGAATTTAAAGGCACCGGCAACATGGAGATGGTACTCGACCGCAAGGCGGCCGAACTCCGGCTCTGGCCTGCCATTAACCTCAACGCCTCCGGCACACGGAAGGAAGAACTCTTGCTCTCCGGCAAATCTCTGGAAGGCGCTCAATTCCTCCGACGGGCTCTCGCCGGCCAGAAGATCGAAGATGCCGCCGAGGCCATGATCGACCGCTTCAGTCAAACGAAGAGCAACGAGGAATTCCTCAAGTTACTGGATCGTTAA
- a CDS encoding SRPBCC family protein, whose amino-acid sequence MAKIHTLYREQIIPTDIERAWEFISAPANLDIITPPDMSFDIITDVPDKMYNGLLIEYRVGIPFMGKQRWLTELKHIRENHSFVDEQRIGPYKLWYHYHEITEVDDGVRFVDRVNYVLPFGPFGGLAHPILVKPQLKKIFTFRCKAMEEHLRE is encoded by the coding sequence ATGGCAAAAATACACACGCTTTACCGGGAGCAGATCATCCCCACCGACATCGAACGTGCCTGGGAGTTTATCAGCGCCCCCGCCAACCTGGACATCATCACACCTCCTGACATGAGTTTCGACATCATCACGGATGTGCCGGACAAGATGTATAACGGGCTGCTTATCGAGTATCGTGTCGGGATTCCCTTCATGGGGAAACAGCGCTGGCTTACGGAGTTAAAGCATATCCGGGAGAATCATTCCTTCGTGGATGAACAGCGTATCGGCCCCTACAAACTATGGTATCATTATCACGAGATCACGGAAGTCGATGACGGCGTTCGATTCGTCGACCGTGTGAACTATGTTCTTCCTTTCGGTCCGTTTGGCGGCCTGGCCCACCCGATCCTGGTGAAACCCCAACTGAAGAAAATCTTCACCTTCCGGTGCAAAGCCATGGAAGAACACCTGAGGGAGTGA
- a CDS encoding acyl-CoA desaturase encodes MRTLSQIVAHAFKDEDNRLLMASSPLVFMHLAALGVFFTGFSWVALVALAVTYVTRVFALTAGFHRYFSHRSFKTSRFFQFVMAWVGTSSAQLGPMWWAANHRHHHQHSDKEEDIHSPVIKDAFWAHVGWILCRAYSSIQHDRVKDLNKYPELRFIDRFHILPVLSLVGLLYGIGAGLNYYFPALGTSGLQLVMWGFFLSTVLVYHVTFCVNSVTHIIGKKRFETDDESRNSWWVALLTFGEGWHNNHHRWPLSARQGMYWWELDLTYYMLRGLEKLGLVWDLKVYPKKIYAEATAQEKGA; translated from the coding sequence ATGCGAACACTCTCCCAAATCGTTGCCCATGCTTTTAAAGACGAGGATAATCGGCTTTTGATGGCTTCCTCGCCCCTCGTCTTTATGCACTTAGCTGCCCTGGGTGTGTTCTTTACCGGCTTCAGCTGGGTGGCGCTCGTCGCTTTGGCTGTCACCTACGTGACCCGGGTTTTCGCGCTGACCGCGGGCTTTCACCGTTACTTTTCCCACCGTTCTTTCAAGACCAGTCGTTTCTTTCAATTTGTCATGGCCTGGGTGGGCACATCTTCCGCTCAACTCGGACCGATGTGGTGGGCCGCCAATCACCGCCACCATCACCAGCACTCGGACAAGGAAGAGGACATTCATTCACCGGTGATCAAGGATGCCTTCTGGGCGCACGTAGGTTGGATTTTGTGCCGCGCCTACAGCTCGATTCAGCACGACCGGGTGAAGGACTTAAACAAGTACCCCGAACTGCGCTTTATCGATCGTTTCCACATCCTGCCGGTGCTTTCTCTGGTCGGGCTGCTTTATGGCATCGGTGCGGGCCTGAATTATTACTTCCCGGCACTCGGGACCAGCGGGCTTCAACTCGTGATGTGGGGCTTCTTCCTCAGTACGGTGCTGGTCTACCATGTCACCTTTTGTGTGAATTCCGTGACGCACATTATCGGGAAGAAACGCTTTGAGACGGATGATGAAAGCCGTAATAGCTGGTGGGTCGCACTACTCACTTTTGGGGAAGGTTGGCACAACAACCACCATCGCTGGCCACTCTCGGCGCGGCAGGGTATGTATTGGTGGGAACTCGACCTGACTTACTACATGTTGCGTGGTCTCGAGAAGCTTGGCCTGGTTTGGGACCTGAAGGTTTATCCCAAGAAAATTTATGCTGAGGCCACCGCTCAAGAGAAGGGGGCCTGA
- a CDS encoding DUF1295 domain-containing protein, whose protein sequence is MPEFWYGLFPVGFALALGAYLLALKIRLFAVVDTIWATGMGVGALIYYLMSAPGNVRGAAALAIMLFWSGRLSLHLLRDRILRGKEDPRYAALAKHWGERANFRFLFVFLGQIPLVALFLVPFSLAVGHTQPDWRVLDSLGILIAVTALAGELVADRQLARFRADEGNTGKVCRQGLWRYTRHPNYFFEWLHWFAYVAFAWGPPQAWLSFVGPVMMYLFLRYITGVPFAERSSLKSRGEAYRDYQKSTNTFFPWRPQRDHNS, encoded by the coding sequence ATGCCTGAATTCTGGTATGGCTTGTTCCCCGTAGGATTTGCATTGGCGCTGGGTGCCTACCTGCTGGCTTTGAAGATCCGTTTGTTTGCGGTGGTCGATACTATTTGGGCGACCGGCATGGGGGTTGGTGCCCTGATTTACTACCTCATGTCAGCTCCCGGAAACGTGCGGGGCGCTGCGGCCCTGGCGATCATGCTCTTCTGGTCGGGGCGCTTAAGCCTGCACCTCCTGCGCGACCGAATTCTCAGAGGTAAGGAAGATCCGCGATATGCCGCCCTGGCAAAGCACTGGGGCGAGCGAGCCAATTTTCGCTTTCTCTTCGTCTTTCTCGGTCAGATCCCATTGGTGGCGCTTTTTCTGGTACCGTTCAGTCTGGCAGTCGGGCATACCCAGCCGGACTGGCGAGTGCTCGATAGCCTCGGGATACTGATCGCAGTAACGGCGCTGGCCGGTGAACTGGTTGCGGACCGGCAACTGGCCCGTTTTCGGGCGGATGAAGGCAACACCGGGAAAGTCTGCCGCCAGGGCCTCTGGCGCTACACCCGCCACCCCAACTACTTTTTTGAGTGGCTCCACTGGTTCGCTTACGTGGCATTTGCCTGGGGGCCCCCCCAGGCTTGGTTGTCATTCGTCGGCCCTGTAATGATGTATCTGTTTTTGCGATACATCACCGGCGTACCTTTTGCCGAGCGTTCCTCTTTGAAGAGCCGTGGCGAAGCCTACCGAGACTACCAAAAATCCACCAATACCTTTTTCCCATGGAGACCACAGCGAGACCACAATTCGTAA
- a CDS encoding SAM-dependent methyltransferase: protein METTARPQFVTTGNSGSDVRPTMIEALFARALKGLKGGSLRISFPSGAQALIGDTSYPLLELNILKREFFGKVFSGGSIGFGESYVDGDWETPDLTGLLSLLAKNQPNIGPLRRGLSLLTRWMNRLYHKARRNTLTKSRENIQEHYDLSNEFYAQFLDGSMTYSSARFKSYYDTLEQAQSRKINHMLDLAGVGEGHHILEIGSGWGALALAAARRGSRVTTVTLSEAQYAYAQKLFEEQGVSDLIDIRLQDYRDITGSYDAVLSCEMIEAVGREYLPSYFETVQRSLKPQAKAVIQAITIPDERYATYSKSCDWIQKHIFPGGHLPSPGAIRDCVRRSGAMRILSVDKFGKDYAETLGRWAKAFNRNWRKIEPLGFDVNFRRKWNYYLSYCEAGFDNELIDVEHIVLERF from the coding sequence ATGGAGACCACAGCGAGACCACAATTCGTAACGACAGGCAATTCCGGTTCCGATGTGCGGCCCACTATGATCGAAGCGCTCTTCGCCCGGGCACTCAAGGGGCTGAAAGGCGGTAGTCTCCGGATAAGTTTTCCCAGTGGGGCTCAAGCGCTGATAGGGGACACGTCCTACCCACTGCTGGAGCTGAACATTCTCAAGCGCGAATTTTTTGGAAAAGTCTTTTCCGGAGGCAGCATCGGCTTCGGTGAATCCTATGTGGACGGCGACTGGGAGACGCCGGACCTGACGGGGCTGCTTTCTCTCCTGGCAAAAAACCAACCCAACATCGGCCCCCTTCGCCGTGGGCTTTCGCTGCTGACCCGTTGGATGAACCGCCTCTATCACAAGGCCCGTCGAAATACGCTGACGAAGAGCCGCGAAAACATTCAGGAGCATTACGATCTGAGTAATGAATTCTATGCTCAGTTTTTGGACGGCAGTATGACTTATTCGAGTGCCCGTTTTAAGAGCTACTACGATACGCTCGAGCAGGCGCAATCCCGTAAGATTAATCACATGCTCGACTTGGCCGGGGTTGGTGAGGGGCATCACATTCTGGAGATTGGCTCAGGCTGGGGGGCGCTGGCTCTCGCGGCGGCCCGGCGCGGCAGCCGTGTGACCACCGTGACACTTTCTGAAGCCCAGTATGCTTACGCACAGAAACTCTTTGAAGAGCAGGGCGTGAGCGATCTGATCGATATCCGCTTGCAGGACTATCGGGATATTACCGGCAGCTACGATGCCGTGCTTTCTTGTGAAATGATTGAAGCGGTGGGCCGCGAGTATTTGCCTTCCTATTTTGAGACCGTCCAGCGTTCACTTAAGCCGCAGGCAAAGGCAGTGATACAGGCCATCACGATACCCGACGAACGTTACGCCACTTACTCCAAGAGCTGCGACTGGATTCAAAAGCATATTTTTCCCGGTGGGCATTTACCTTCACCTGGAGCGATTCGTGACTGTGTGCGCCGGTCCGGAGCCATGCGGATCCTGTCTGTCGATAAATTCGGTAAAGACTATGCGGAAACCCTCGGCCGCTGGGCGAAAGCCTTCAACCGCAACTGGCGTAAGATCGAACCACTGGGTTTCGATGTTAATTTCCGGCGGAAGTGGAACTACTATCTTAGCTATTGCGAAGCCGGCTTCGACAACGAGCTCATCGATGTCGAGCACATCGTGCTGGAGCGTTTCTAG
- a CDS encoding UDP-2,3-diacylglucosamine diphosphatase — translation MKKTTLSYKTIFLSDVHLGTLDCKIDEVNHFLKHTHCEKLVLNGDIIDGWSLARKGGWTDQHTRFVRLVLKKVEKRHTEVVYLRGNHDDFLERCLPLFFGNIKVVNEHIHESPNGDKYLVVHGDGFDAVTINHKWLAVLGDIGYQSLLKINRFYNHYRAWRGKEYFSLSKAIKAKVKSAVSFVGKYEDQLQNLARKRECSGIICGHIHTPDDKMVGDIHYINSGDWVESLTAIVEYEDGRHEVIQYKEFCERLEKKARLKAEKKARAKSAKLEDSADSDPGPVEEDEPTDAPNPSA, via the coding sequence GTGAAAAAGACCACACTATCCTATAAGACTATATTTCTCTCGGATGTGCACCTTGGCACCCTCGATTGCAAAATTGATGAAGTAAACCACTTCCTCAAACACACGCATTGCGAAAAGCTGGTTTTGAACGGCGATATTATTGATGGCTGGAGCTTGGCCCGGAAAGGCGGTTGGACGGACCAACACACCAGATTTGTTCGCCTCGTGCTCAAAAAAGTGGAAAAGCGGCACACCGAGGTTGTTTACCTTCGCGGCAACCATGATGACTTTCTTGAACGCTGCCTGCCCCTCTTCTTCGGTAACATAAAAGTCGTTAACGAGCACATCCACGAATCCCCGAACGGCGATAAATACCTCGTCGTACACGGCGACGGCTTTGATGCCGTGACCATCAACCACAAGTGGCTGGCGGTGCTGGGCGACATCGGCTACCAGAGCCTGCTCAAGATCAACCGCTTCTACAACCACTATCGTGCCTGGCGGGGCAAGGAATACTTCTCCCTGAGCAAAGCGATCAAGGCCAAGGTCAAGAGCGCCGTCAGCTTCGTGGGTAAATACGAGGATCAACTTCAGAACCTGGCCCGCAAGCGCGAATGTAGTGGCATCATCTGCGGGCACATCCACACGCCCGACGACAAAATGGTGGGTGACATCCACTACATCAACTCCGGGGACTGGGTTGAGTCGCTCACCGCCATTGTGGAATACGAAGATGGGCGGCATGAGGTGATTCAATACAAGGAGTTTTGTGAACGCCTCGAAAAAAAGGCGCGCCTGAAAGCAGAGAAAAAAGCCCGCGCCAAGTCAGCCAAGCTAGAAGACTCAGCGGACAGCGATCCGGGTCCGGTAGAAGAAGACGAACCGACCGACGCGCCCAACCCATCGGCCTGA
- a CDS encoding gamma-butyrobetaine hydroxylase-like domain-containing protein, with translation MKPKNIQLIGTELAIIWEDESESYFPAELLRKHSPSAQNIGEKDILGNQYGGDGPKDFPGVTIQSWDLVGNYAIRPCFSDGHNTGLFSWNYLRELEKKNS, from the coding sequence ATGAAACCGAAGAACATCCAACTAATCGGGACGGAGCTCGCGATCATCTGGGAGGACGAGAGCGAAAGTTATTTTCCCGCCGAACTGCTGCGGAAACATTCACCCAGTGCACAAAACATTGGCGAAAAGGACATTCTGGGCAATCAGTACGGCGGCGACGGGCCGAAAGATTTTCCCGGCGTCACGATTCAAAGCTGGGACCTGGTGGGCAACTACGCGATCCGCCCCTGTTTTAGCGACGGCCACAATACCGGCCTGTTCAGTTGGAACTATCTGCGGGAGCTGGAAAAGAAAAACAGCTGA
- the metF gene encoding methylenetetrahydrofolate reductase [NAD(P)H] has protein sequence MTPHLTPDRQLSKEPIFSIEFFPPKSENAAQQLLATAKELQSYRPDFASITYGAGGSTRSRTLKYAKCLHEDFGFKVMPHLTCVGHSRDELREIIREFKDSGLNQIMALRGDPPQGETDFKPHPDGLSYANELVRLIREVHPDCSIGVAGYPEKHPEAVSSDVDLLNLKRKVDAGSDFITTQLFFDNRIYFDFVERCQHAGIQIPILPGLLCITSGDQVRRFCALCETDIPAELEAQLADAGDDKQKVEALGAEWILRQARELLEKGAPGIHLYILNKSGPAVTVLNGLKKAGFYKA, from the coding sequence ATGACGCCTCATCTGACACCAGATCGCCAACTGTCCAAAGAGCCGATTTTCTCGATCGAGTTCTTTCCGCCCAAATCGGAGAACGCCGCCCAACAGCTTCTGGCCACGGCGAAGGAACTGCAGTCCTACCGTCCGGACTTTGCCTCCATTACTTATGGAGCCGGAGGCAGTACCCGCAGCCGCACCCTGAAGTATGCCAAGTGCCTGCATGAGGATTTTGGCTTCAAGGTGATGCCCCACCTCACCTGCGTCGGGCATTCACGGGATGAACTGCGCGAGATCATCCGGGAGTTCAAAGACTCGGGACTCAACCAGATCATGGCCTTGCGGGGCGATCCACCCCAGGGAGAGACCGACTTCAAGCCCCACCCCGACGGACTCAGCTATGCCAACGAACTGGTCCGCTTGATCCGTGAGGTCCACCCGGACTGCTCCATCGGCGTGGCGGGCTATCCGGAAAAACATCCGGAAGCCGTCTCTTCGGATGTCGATTTGTTGAATCTGAAACGAAAAGTGGATGCGGGGAGCGACTTCATCACCACCCAACTCTTTTTCGACAACCGGATCTACTTCGACTTTGTCGAGCGCTGCCAACACGCGGGCATACAGATCCCCATTCTGCCGGGGCTGCTTTGCATCACCTCGGGCGATCAGGTGCGGCGCTTCTGCGCGCTCTGCGAAACCGACATTCCGGCCGAGCTCGAAGCCCAACTCGCTGATGCCGGCGATGACAAACAAAAGGTCGAAGCTCTGGGCGCGGAATGGATCCTGCGCCAGGCCCGCGAGCTCCTGGAAAAAGGCGCCCCTGGAATCCACCTTTATATTTTGAATAAGTCCGGACCCGCCGTTACCGTATTGAACGGCTTGAAAAAGGCCGGCTTTTACAAGGCTTGA
- a CDS encoding division/cell wall cluster transcriptional repressor MraZ has translation MGELRTGLFVGVFRHNLDDKGRLTIPSQWRPKADSDENSFLALPSLDNYVNVYPPKMIAQLEERISQISMGDTEGQAAVETLMSMAHSFSCDKQGRINLNAALTEHAGIKKSAVLLGKLSTFSIYSDEVYDALRSKTPVSRETQADVFKRFGL, from the coding sequence ATGGGTGAATTAAGAACAGGGCTGTTTGTCGGCGTGTTCCGCCACAACTTGGACGACAAGGGGCGTCTCACCATACCCTCGCAGTGGCGTCCGAAGGCCGACAGCGACGAGAATAGCTTTCTGGCTCTGCCCAGTCTCGACAACTACGTGAATGTCTATCCGCCCAAGATGATCGCCCAGCTGGAAGAGCGTATTTCCCAGATCAGCATGGGGGACACGGAGGGTCAGGCTGCAGTCGAGACATTGATGAGCATGGCTCACAGCTTCAGCTGCGACAAGCAGGGGCGGATCAACCTAAACGCGGCACTGACCGAGCATGCCGGGATCAAGAAGAGCGCCGTCCTCCTGGGGAAGCTCTCCACCTTTAGTATCTACAGTGACGAAGTTTACGATGCGCTCCGCAGCAAGACGCCGGTGAGCCGGGAGACTCAGGCCGATGTCTTTAAGCGGTTCGGACTCTAA